Proteins found in one Sphingomonas sp. SORGH_AS_0879 genomic segment:
- a CDS encoding alpha-N-arabinofuranosidase, with translation MKRATKFLFAAAVATLFAGTAMAQEAPATGGDTVAVHGDRPGPVYNRRIFGQFAEHLGTGIYPGIWVGKGSKIPNINGYRRDVIDALKAIRVPVIRWPGGCFADEYHWREGVGPQAKRLTKVNTNWGGVTEDNSFGTNEFMNYSEMVGAEAYVSGNVGSSAPSEMAEWVEYMTFPSKSTYAEERRRNGRDRPWKLAMFGIGNELWGCGGNMRPEYAADVTRRYSTFLKVPAGEKLMRIASGANGDDYNWTEVMMRDASSAFDGIGVHYYTVPGPWEKKGPATGFDEEAWARTLSKTLKMEELLTKHSAIMDKYDPNKRVALLVDEWGTWYDVEPGTNPGFLYQQNSLRDAMVTSLNLDIFARHADRVRGANIAQMINVLQAMILTDGARMVKTPTYWVFDMYKDYQDATVLPVDVQSRWYNKDQWVMKAVSASAVRDKAGVVHVGLTNVDPNQPATVTVKLDGLNAAQVSGRILTGATMDAHNTFDAPAQVAPQPFQGASLSGGTLSVQIPAKSVVMLDLR, from the coding sequence ATGAAAAGGGCAACGAAATTCCTGTTTGCGGCGGCGGTGGCCACGCTGTTCGCGGGCACCGCGATGGCGCAAGAGGCACCCGCGACCGGCGGCGATACGGTGGCGGTGCATGGGGACCGCCCCGGACCCGTCTATAACCGCCGTATCTTCGGCCAGTTCGCCGAGCATCTGGGCACCGGCATCTATCCGGGCATCTGGGTGGGCAAGGGCAGCAAGATCCCCAACATCAACGGCTATCGCCGCGACGTGATTGACGCGCTGAAGGCGATTCGCGTGCCGGTGATCCGCTGGCCGGGCGGCTGCTTCGCCGACGAATATCACTGGCGCGAAGGCGTAGGGCCCCAGGCCAAGCGGCTGACCAAGGTCAACACCAACTGGGGCGGTGTGACCGAGGACAACAGCTTCGGCACCAACGAATTCATGAATTACAGCGAGATGGTGGGTGCGGAAGCCTATGTCTCGGGCAATGTCGGTTCGTCCGCGCCGTCCGAAATGGCCGAGTGGGTCGAATATATGACCTTCCCCTCCAAATCGACCTATGCCGAGGAGCGCCGCCGGAACGGTCGCGACCGCCCATGGAAGCTGGCCATGTTCGGTATCGGCAACGAACTGTGGGGCTGCGGCGGCAATATGCGGCCCGAATATGCGGCGGACGTGACGCGCCGCTATTCGACCTTCCTCAAGGTCCCCGCCGGCGAGAAGCTGATGCGCATCGCCAGCGGTGCGAATGGCGACGATTATAACTGGACCGAGGTCATGATGCGCGATGCGTCGAGCGCGTTCGACGGCATCGGTGTCCATTACTACACCGTCCCCGGACCGTGGGAAAAGAAGGGCCCCGCCACCGGCTTCGATGAGGAAGCCTGGGCGCGGACGCTCTCCAAGACGCTGAAGATGGAAGAGCTGCTCACCAAACACTCGGCGATCATGGACAAGTACGACCCCAACAAGCGGGTCGCGTTGCTCGTCGACGAATGGGGCACCTGGTATGATGTCGAACCCGGCACCAATCCGGGCTTCCTGTACCAGCAGAACTCGCTTCGCGACGCGATGGTCACCAGCCTGAACCTCGACATCTTCGCACGCCACGCCGACCGCGTGCGCGGTGCCAACATCGCGCAGATGATCAACGTGCTCCAGGCGATGATCCTGACCGACGGCGCGCGCATGGTGAAGACGCCGACCTATTGGGTGTTCGACATGTACAAGGACTATCAGGACGCCACCGTCCTGCCGGTCGATGTCCAGTCGCGCTGGTACAACAAGGACCAGTGGGTGATGAAGGCGGTCAGCGCCTCGGCGGTGCGCGACAAGGCGGGCGTCGTCCATGTCGGGCTGACCAATGTCGATCCCAACCAGCCCGCCACGGTGACCGTCAAGCTCGATGGTCTGAACGCCGCTCAGGTGTCGGGCCGGATCCTGACGGGGGCGACGATGGACGCACACAACACGTTCGACGCGCCCGCCCAGGTCGCGCCGCAGCCCTTCCAGGGTGCGTCGCTGTCGGGTGGCACGCTGAGCGTGCAGATCCCGGCCAAGTCGGTCGTGATGCTGGATCTGCGCTGA